The window CCGCTCCCACGTCCCTATGTGGTGAAGCCGGTCAATGAAGGCAGTTCGGTAGGCGTCGCGATCGTCATGCCGGAGGGCAATTACGGTTTCCCCATTGGCCGCGATGTGGAAGGGCCCTGGCAGCACTTCGACGAACTGCTCGCCGAACCCTATATTCGGGGCCGCGAACTGACGACCGCCGTGTTGGGTGAGGAAGCGCTGCTGGTCACGGAACTGCGGCCCAAGAGTGGCTTCTATGATTTTGACGCCAAATATACCGACGGCATGACCGAACATGTCTGCCCGGCGGACATCCCCGGCGAAATCAGCGAGGCATGCAAGGCGATCGCCCTTCGCGCGCACCGGTTGCTGGGGTGCAGGGGGGCGTCGCGCTCTGACTTCCGCTGGGATGATACGCAGGGTGTCGAAGGGTTGTACCTGCTGGAGGTCAACACCCAGCCGGGGATGACGCCCTTGAGCCTGGTGCCGGAACAGGCGGCGAAACTCGGCATTGATTATCCCGAACTGGTGGAGCGTATTGTCGAAGATGCGCTGAAGCAGAAGCAGGGCGCAAGGGGAGCAGGCAATGGCTGAAGCACGTATCCGGCGGGGCGGGACGGCGCGATTGGCGCGCACGGCCGGACCACGTGGTAGAAACGGACCGGGGCGGGGCAAGCCGGGCAAGCGGCGTTCATGGATTGGGCGCCTTGTCCATGCCCTCCCTGTCAGCGATGACACGCTTCAGCGGATGGCGAGTTGGGCGATCGTCGGCATTGTCGTCGCCGCGACCGCAGGCGTCGCCGCGTTGCTCGGCGTGCCCGCCATGGCCGAGCAGAAAGTCGCCCAAGTCGCTGCTAACGCCGGTTTCGAAGTGCAGAAGGTGGAAGTCCGGGGCGTTGAACGAATGGACGAACTGCCGGTCTACAACATCGCGCTCGGCCAAGTGGACCGCTCCATGCTTTCGCTCGACCTGCCCAAGGTACGGAACGAGATGTTGAAACTTGGCTGGGTCAAGGACGCGCGTATTTCGCGTCGCCTTCCCGACACGCTTGTCGTCGATATCGTGGAACGTGATCCGGTTGCGGTATGGCAGCATGATGGGCAACTGCATCTGATCGATGTGCAGGGCATCGTGCTGCAATCCGTTTCCACCGCCGCGATGCCTGATCTGCCGCTGGTGGTCGGCCCGGATGCCAACCGCCAGACTGCTGGGCTCAACAAGCTGATGGAGAATGCGCCTGCTTTGAAGCCGATGCTGGCCGGCGCGACATGGGTGGGGAATCGCCGCTGGGACTTGCGCTTCCAATCGGGGGAAACGCTTTCTCTGCCTGAAGGGGACGCGGCGTCCGCTACAGCATTGGTCAACTTTGCCCGCATGGACGGCGTCAATCGCCTGCTGGGGCGCGGCATCGTTAAGTTCGACATGCGCGATCCCGACCGCTTCGTCCTGCGCCTTCCCCAAGATCAGGCCGGCCGCAAACCCGACATCGAAGCCAAGGCAGTGGCCGCTGGCGAGGAAGGCTGACGATCATGGCGCAGCCCAAGGTCGACAAGCTCGTCACCGCGATCGACATAGGATCGTGGAAGGTGTCCGCTTTGATTGCGGGGCGCACCGAAACGGGTGAGCTGGCGATCCTGGGCACGGGTCAGCGGGAAAGCCGGGGCGTGCGCCGGGGTTTCATCGCCGACATGGAGCGCACCGAGCTTGCCGTGCGCGAAACCGTCGAACAGGCAGAGCGCGTCGCGGGCACCAATATCGAGGACGTATGGGTCAGCTTTTCCGGCGGCAGCCTGGTCAGCGACGTCGTCACGGTAGAACGCGACATGGGCGGCTACCGGGTCGAACAGCCAGACATTGACGACCTGCTCGCCACCGGCCAGCAGGGTATCGATCCCGATGGCCGGGTCGTGCTGCACGCGCAACCGACCTGCTTCACGATCAATGGCAAGGTGCCGGTCAAAAAGCCGCTGGGCATGCATGCGGACCTGCTGGGCGTAGATATCCATGTCGTGCTGGCGGATGGCGCCCCGCTGGCCAATCTCGA of the Sphingobium herbicidovorans genome contains:
- a CDS encoding D-alanine--D-alanine ligase is translated as MSRGPWHVAVLMGGWSAERPVSLSSGEGVAKALESRGHKVTRIDMDRHVAARLAEADADVVFNALHGVPGEDGTVQGMMDLMGITYTHSGLATSVIAIDKQLTKQALVPHGIPMPGGHVVTSASLFDADPLPRPYVVKPVNEGSSVGVAIVMPEGNYGFPIGRDVEGPWQHFDELLAEPYIRGRELTTAVLGEEALLVTELRPKSGFYDFDAKYTDGMTEHVCPADIPGEISEACKAIALRAHRLLGCRGASRSDFRWDDTQGVEGLYLLEVNTQPGMTPLSLVPEQAAKLGIDYPELVERIVEDALKQKQGARGAGNG
- a CDS encoding cell division protein FtsQ/DivIB is translated as MAEARIRRGGTARLARTAGPRGRNGPGRGKPGKRRSWIGRLVHALPVSDDTLQRMASWAIVGIVVAATAGVAALLGVPAMAEQKVAQVAANAGFEVQKVEVRGVERMDELPVYNIALGQVDRSMLSLDLPKVRNEMLKLGWVKDARISRRLPDTLVVDIVERDPVAVWQHDGQLHLIDVQGIVLQSVSTAAMPDLPLVVGPDANRQTAGLNKLMENAPALKPMLAGATWVGNRRWDLRFQSGETLSLPEGDAASATALVNFARMDGVNRLLGRGIVKFDMRDPDRFVLRLPQDQAGRKPDIEAKAVAAGEEG